The Myxococcus fulvus region CGGCCGCGACCCCTCACCACGGGAGACTTCGCACCCATGAAGCGCGCCTGGAAGAACCGCGTCGTCGTCATCACCGGAGCGTCCAGCGGCATCGGCCGCGCCACCGCCCTCGCCCTCGCCAAGAAGGGCGCCCACCTCGTGCTCGCCGCCCGCCGCGAAGACCCGCTCGAGGACCTCGCCCGTGAGTGCGAGGCCCGCGGCGTCCGCGCCGTCGCCGTCCCCACCGACGTCTCCGACGCCACCTCCGTCCAGGCGCTCGCCCAGGAGGCCGTGCGAGCCTTCGGCCGCTTCGACGCGTGGATCAACAACGCCGGCGTCTACCTCATGGGCAGCCTCGAGGAGACCCCCGACGACGCCTTCCGCCAGCTCATGGAGACCAACTTCTTCGGCACCGTCAGCGGCACCCGCGCCGCCGTGACGCAGTTCCGCCGCCAGGGCCACGGCACCCTCGTCAACGTCTCCTCGTCCTTCGGCGCCGTCACCGCCCCATACGTCAGCGCCTACGTCGCCTCCAAGCACGCCGTGCGCGGCTTCACCGCCTCCGTCCGCCAGGAACTGCTCGACACCGGCATCCACGTCTGCACCGTCATGCCCGCCGCCATCGACACCCCCCTGTGGCACCACACCGCCAACTACACCGGCTGGCGCGTGCGCCCTGTCGAGCCCGTCTACACCCCCGAGCGCGTCGCCAGGAGCATCCTCCTGGTCCTGCGAAAGCCCCGCGCCGAGGTCCTCGTCGGCCCCGCCGCCCGCGCCTTCGCCGCCATGCACGGCCTGATGCCTCGCACCTTCGAGCGCACCATGAACGGCGCCACCGAGGCCCTTCACTTCGAGGACGAGCGCCAGGGCACCACCGCCGGCAGCCTCTTCCGCCCCATGCCCGAGGGCACCAGCACGTCCGGCGGCTACCACTCGAAGGG contains the following coding sequences:
- a CDS encoding SDR family NAD(P)-dependent oxidoreductase; the protein is MKRAWKNRVVVITGASSGIGRATALALAKKGAHLVLAARREDPLEDLARECEARGVRAVAVPTDVSDATSVQALAQEAVRAFGRFDAWINNAGVYLMGSLEETPDDAFRQLMETNFFGTVSGTRAAVTQFRRQGHGTLVNVSSSFGAVTAPYVSAYVASKHAVRGFTASVRQELLDTGIHVCTVMPAAIDTPLWHHTANYTGWRVRPVEPVYTPERVARSILLVLRKPRAEVLVGPAARAFAAMHGLMPRTFERTMNGATEALHFEDERQGTTAGSLFRPMPEGTSTSGGYHSKGKQALRRLLFAGGVVATAAWLGRRETRGRLGARVAHALGV